From one Brevundimonas sp. PAMC22021 genomic stretch:
- a CDS encoding S26 family signal peptidase, translated as MTRFRRLAVVAALPAALSGVGVGVGVGVGVGAVADHRSALALINESPSLPRGLYVLRPAARPDRGAVVAVPQPLSVRPYMARRGMPSAVLLIKRVAATGGDAVCSDGRWLIAPGRTVAILSRNRGSERLPVWRGCRRLAANERLLLGDTPTSLDSRYFGPITTDQIRGVYRETLRW; from the coding sequence ATGACCCGCTTCCGTCGTCTTGCCGTCGTCGCGGCGCTTCCCGCAGCGCTTTCGGGCGTGGGCGTGGGCGTGGGCGTGGGCGTGGGCGTGGGCGCGGTCGCTGACCATCGCTCGGCGCTGGCCCTGATCAATGAGAGTCCAAGCCTGCCCAGGGGGCTTTATGTGCTCCGGCCCGCCGCGCGTCCGGACCGGGGCGCGGTGGTCGCCGTTCCGCAGCCTCTATCCGTGCGCCCCTACATGGCCCGTCGGGGCATGCCTTCGGCCGTGCTCCTGATCAAGCGGGTGGCGGCGACAGGCGGGGACGCCGTTTGCTCGGACGGCCGGTGGCTGATCGCGCCGGGCCGCACGGTCGCGATCCTTTCGCGCAACCGCGGGAGCGAGCGGCTGCCGGTGTGGCGAGGCTGCCGCCGACTGGCCGCCAACGAGCGCCTGCTTCTTGGCGACACGCCGACCAGCCTCGATAGCCGGTACTTCGGGCCGATCACGACCGACCAGATCCGTGGCGTCTATCGGGAGACCTTGAGATGGTGA
- a CDS encoding lytic transglycosylase domain-containing protein, which translates to MALTAAVALVAGSARAQSPVDWSRAGGGLFAVQASGDPIALDDRLSRIDRVRLTAPAQPLEAAVAEAAERHGLDRKLLHALVVVESAYQVRACSPAGACGLTQLMPGTAADLGVVDRFDAMDNLRGGADYLARQIRRFGDLRLALAAYNAGPGRVARLGRIPDIPETRSYVAAVINCYLALTAGRGVRSSRQCASPEAGL; encoded by the coding sequence ATGGCCTTGACTGCTGCAGTTGCCCTGGTCGCCGGATCGGCTCGGGCCCAGTCCCCCGTCGACTGGAGCCGCGCCGGCGGCGGCCTGTTCGCCGTACAGGCGTCAGGCGATCCGATCGCTCTCGACGATCGGCTATCCAGGATCGACCGTGTGCGACTGACCGCGCCAGCTCAGCCGTTGGAAGCGGCCGTCGCAGAGGCGGCGGAGCGCCACGGCCTGGACCGCAAGCTGCTGCATGCGCTGGTGGTGGTTGAAAGCGCCTACCAGGTCAGGGCCTGTTCACCGGCCGGGGCCTGCGGCCTGACCCAGCTGATGCCTGGAACGGCCGCCGATCTCGGCGTCGTCGATCGGTTCGACGCCATGGACAACCTGCGAGGCGGCGCCGACTACCTGGCGCGTCAAATCCGGCGCTTTGGCGACCTTCGGCTCGCCCTGGCGGCCTATAATGCGGGTCCCGGCCGGGTGGCCCGGCTTGGCCGCATTCCCGACATCCCTGAAACCCGGAGCTACGTCGCGGCGGTGATCAACTGCTATCTCGCCCTGACCGCCGGACGTGGCGTCAGGTCGTCGCGCCAATGCGCGTCGCCGGAGGCCGGTCTGTGA
- a CDS encoding AlpA family transcriptional regulator, with amino-acid sequence MDYEEPIERFLGWRQVRHLTGLGRTTAWRMRQSGDFPHPVPISPGRVAWRERDIVAWNQSRGALIPAAPRSTPISPCAPPVSPSRRDAASRTVPAVSAPLAQGQVCALSHVPCSVRPGRRKRSILVEGQLGFDF; translated from the coding sequence ATGGATTATGAAGAGCCAATCGAGCGTTTTCTAGGGTGGCGACAGGTGCGCCATCTGACGGGGCTCGGCCGGACGACGGCGTGGCGGATGCGGCAGTCCGGCGATTTCCCGCACCCGGTCCCCATTTCACCTGGGCGGGTCGCCTGGCGCGAACGCGACATAGTCGCCTGGAACCAGAGCCGCGGCGCGTTGATCCCCGCGGCGCCGCGGTCGACGCCGATCTCACCCTGTGCGCCTCCCGTGTCGCCGAGCCGGCGGGACGCGGCCTCGCGAACGGTCCCGGCGGTCTCGGCCCCGCTCGCGCAGGGTCAGGTCTGCGCCCTAAGTCATGTTCCCTGTTCTGTCCGGCCGGGCCGTCGGAAGCGCTCAATCCTCGTGGAAGGGCAGCTGGGCTTTGACTTCTAG
- a CDS encoding antitoxin Xre-like helix-turn-helix domain-containing protein, translating into MSVRAEASPKTPSRRARALKPPASSIAVGELAQGTRTKGSAREPHENMRVQAADSLTALNADYGLIYRSTPLDRIRLAKRGVSARDAKSLLSALAIPSGALHEALHLSVSTLNRRAKTAERLPVDESERVLGLARLIGQVEVMVAESGDADGFDVRDWTARWLTAPAGALGGLRPMDLMDTMEGQAMVSDTLARMQSGAYA; encoded by the coding sequence ATGAGCGTCAGAGCCGAAGCTTCCCCCAAGACGCCGTCACGCCGCGCGCGGGCTTTAAAGCCTCCCGCGAGCTCCATCGCGGTTGGCGAGCTTGCGCAGGGGACGCGGACAAAAGGGTCTGCACGGGAACCGCATGAGAATATGCGCGTGCAGGCGGCCGATTCGCTTACAGCCCTCAACGCAGACTACGGCCTCATCTATCGCTCAACGCCTTTGGACCGCATCAGGCTCGCTAAACGCGGCGTTTCCGCCCGCGACGCCAAGTCCCTCCTGTCAGCATTGGCGATCCCCTCCGGGGCTTTGCACGAGGCTCTTCACCTGTCCGTATCGACTCTGAACCGCAGAGCGAAGACGGCGGAGCGGCTGCCTGTCGACGAGAGCGAGCGGGTCTTGGGGCTGGCTCGGTTGATCGGTCAGGTTGAAGTCATGGTCGCCGAGTCCGGGGACGCTGACGGTTTTGACGTCCGGGATTGGACAGCGCGCTGGCTTACCGCGCCCGCCGGCGCGCTTGGGGGGCTTCGGCCGATGGATCTCATGGACACCATGGAAGGGCAGGCCATGGTGTCGGACACGCTGGCCCGCATGCAAAGCGGAGCCTACGCTTGA
- a CDS encoding RES family NAD+ phosphorylase, whose amino-acid sequence MSQALWRIAMDAPAYQADDLSGKGAEITGGRWNVKDVPVVYTSPTQSLACLETIVHLNAGGLPLNRYLVKIDVPADCWNAKEIVDAAGLGVGWDAELPGKVSLDFGTGWLRSLRSPLLLVPSVIVPDEANVLINPRHPLCAGLAATKVRKWVYDPRLRSPSRNRPGS is encoded by the coding sequence TTGAGCCAGGCCCTTTGGCGCATCGCCATGGATGCGCCGGCCTATCAAGCGGATGACTTGTCCGGCAAGGGCGCCGAGATCACTGGCGGTCGCTGGAACGTCAAGGATGTGCCGGTGGTCTACACATCGCCGACGCAGTCCCTCGCCTGTCTCGAGACCATCGTTCACCTCAACGCCGGCGGCCTGCCGCTGAACCGCTATCTGGTGAAGATCGATGTTCCCGCTGATTGCTGGAACGCCAAGGAAATCGTTGACGCCGCGGGCTTGGGAGTTGGCTGGGACGCCGAGCTGCCAGGCAAGGTCAGTCTGGATTTCGGCACGGGGTGGCTGCGGTCGCTACGCTCTCCTCTTCTCCTGGTTCCTTCCGTGATCGTGCCGGATGAAGCCAACGTGCTGATCAACCCTCGTCACCCTCTCTGCGCCGGTCTTGCCGCCACAAAGGTTCGTAAGTGGGTCTATGATCCGCGCCTACGCAGTCCGTCGCGGAATCGACCCGGTTCTTGA
- a CDS encoding MarR family winged helix-turn-helix transcriptional regulator: MDAYGQLHVDQQLCLALQTTSSLVTRLYRRQLEPLGLTHPQYLVLIALWEASEPVTMGQLGGKVAMETGSLTPLVKRMEASGLVTRRRDQQDERRVWVEATPAGWALRDEIVAVRQKVVQQLPLDAEQIASLRSLLQDLNAALEPARLQSEPNQGPEIEA, translated from the coding sequence ATGGACGCCTACGGCCAACTTCACGTCGACCAGCAACTGTGTCTGGCGCTGCAGACGACCAGCAGCCTGGTGACCCGGCTCTACCGCCGGCAGCTTGAGCCCCTGGGCCTGACGCACCCGCAGTATCTTGTGCTGATCGCGCTCTGGGAAGCGAGTGAGCCCGTCACCATGGGACAGCTCGGAGGAAAGGTCGCCATGGAGACCGGATCGCTTACCCCGCTGGTGAAGCGAATGGAGGCTTCAGGTCTGGTCACGCGCAGGCGCGACCAGCAGGACGAGCGCCGCGTTTGGGTCGAGGCCACGCCCGCGGGATGGGCTCTACGTGACGAGATCGTCGCCGTTCGCCAGAAGGTGGTTCAGCAACTGCCGCTAGATGCTGAACAGATCGCGAGCCTTCGGTCGCTGCTTCAGGACCTTAATGCGGCTTTGGAGCCAGCGAGGCTTCAGAGTGAACCCAATCAGGGTCCAGAAATAGAGGCTTAA
- a CDS encoding methyl-accepting chemotaxis protein has protein sequence MFMSKRAKTQALRDRRDAAEQRAIVAAVHRSQAVIEFELDGTIRTANNNFLSVVGYALDEVEGQHHRLFMDPAEAATDGYANFWARLNDGEFIAETFTRYGKNGRRVVIEASYNPIFDEAGKAYKVVKFATDVTAREEEREQRVRDDKAAAEVQASVVAGVSRALEAIAAGDLSFRIEEPFAGEYEDLRANFNGALDTLDQAMSRIAAGAQGMQAGASEISSAAEALSHRTERQAASLEETAAALDEITATVRKTAENAQNADGVVGATRRDADAGGVIVGCAVAAMGEIERSSGQINQIIGVIDEIAFQTSLLALNAGVEAARAGDAGRGFAVVASEVRSLAQRSAESAKEIKVLISNSAMQVSEGVSLVRQSGEALAGIAARIDEVGSMMGEIRGSTTEQATALAEVNSAVNQMDQVTQQNAAMVEESTAAALSMNHEANQLADQVRRFRLSSFAPEQGVALLDARAHVQDTLQKRARSKPRLLAIGGGLGVARSVDWQEF, from the coding sequence ATGTTCATGTCAAAGCGAGCCAAGACGCAGGCGCTTCGAGATCGCCGGGACGCGGCCGAGCAGCGCGCTATTGTGGCGGCCGTTCACAGATCGCAGGCTGTGATCGAGTTTGAGCTGGACGGCACGATCCGTACTGCCAACAACAACTTTCTCAGCGTGGTGGGATACGCTCTCGACGAGGTGGAAGGTCAGCACCATCGGCTGTTCATGGATCCAGCGGAAGCCGCAACCGACGGCTATGCCAACTTCTGGGCCCGCCTCAACGACGGCGAGTTCATCGCCGAGACCTTTACCCGCTACGGCAAGAACGGGCGCCGGGTCGTCATTGAAGCCTCATACAACCCGATTTTCGACGAGGCCGGCAAAGCCTACAAGGTCGTGAAGTTCGCAACCGACGTCACGGCGAGGGAGGAAGAGCGCGAGCAGCGCGTGCGGGACGACAAGGCGGCCGCCGAGGTCCAGGCTTCCGTCGTCGCCGGCGTCAGCCGGGCGCTGGAGGCCATCGCGGCCGGCGATCTCAGCTTCCGGATCGAAGAGCCGTTCGCAGGCGAGTACGAAGACCTGCGCGCCAACTTCAACGGGGCCTTGGATACGCTTGATCAGGCCATGAGCCGGATCGCCGCCGGCGCTCAAGGAATGCAGGCGGGAGCCAGCGAGATCAGCAGCGCCGCCGAGGCCTTGTCACATCGGACTGAGAGGCAGGCCGCGAGCCTGGAGGAGACCGCTGCGGCGCTCGACGAGATCACCGCCACGGTGCGCAAGACGGCTGAGAACGCCCAGAACGCGGATGGCGTGGTCGGGGCAACGCGTAGAGACGCGGACGCCGGCGGGGTGATCGTCGGTTGCGCGGTTGCCGCCATGGGTGAGATCGAGCGCTCGTCCGGGCAGATCAACCAGATCATCGGGGTGATTGACGAGATTGCTTTCCAGACCAGCCTTCTGGCGTTGAATGCGGGCGTGGAAGCCGCCCGTGCGGGCGATGCGGGCCGAGGCTTCGCCGTTGTCGCCTCCGAGGTCAGGAGCCTGGCGCAACGCTCGGCGGAGTCGGCCAAGGAGATCAAGGTGCTGATCTCAAACAGCGCCATGCAGGTCAGTGAAGGCGTGTCGCTGGTGCGTCAGTCGGGAGAGGCGCTCGCCGGAATCGCAGCCCGGATCGACGAGGTCGGATCCATGATGGGCGAAATCCGCGGTTCCACAACCGAACAGGCCACCGCCCTGGCGGAAGTGAACAGCGCCGTGAACCAGATGGATCAGGTTACCCAGCAGAACGCCGCCATGGTCGAGGAGTCTACCGCCGCCGCCTTATCCATGAATCACGAGGCGAACCAACTCGCTGACCAAGTTAGGCGGTTCCGGCTTTCATCCTTTGCTCCCGAGCAGGGAGTCGCGCTCTTAGACGCGCGAGCTCATGTCCAAGACACCCTACAGAAAAGAGCCCGCTCGAAGCCACGGCTGCTGGCGATTGGAGGCGGTCTTGGCGTGGCGAGGTCTGTGGATTGGCAGGAGTTCTGA
- a CDS encoding alpha/beta fold hydrolase translates to MSAAKRNNVRVKGCGSRTLIFGHGFGCDQTMWRRVVDEMSEQFRVVLFDHVGAGDSDWSAYDAVRYGSLEGYAADVLEICEELSNDPITYVGHSVGATIGVLAANLRPDLIRSLVLVCPSPRFSNTDGYTGGFSSADIAELLDLMDKNHLDWSALMAPTVMGVDAVAEQEEWRGSVCRVDPATAKQFARLTFEADNRADYAALAAPTLIIDCSDDALAPSAVGDHLHRAISGSERLTLQATGHCPHLTRPSDVTAAILAFDAGRTLVRTAA, encoded by the coding sequence ATGAGCGCGGCGAAACGGAACAATGTGCGGGTGAAAGGGTGCGGTTCTCGTACCCTTATCTTCGGGCATGGCTTCGGTTGCGATCAGACCATGTGGCGTCGCGTTGTCGATGAGATGAGTGAACAGTTCCGGGTGGTTCTGTTCGACCATGTCGGCGCCGGCGACTCCGACTGGAGCGCGTACGATGCTGTCCGGTACGGCTCGTTGGAAGGTTACGCCGCCGATGTCCTCGAGATTTGCGAGGAATTGTCGAATGATCCTATCACCTACGTCGGGCATTCCGTCGGCGCGACGATTGGCGTCCTGGCGGCCAATCTTCGGCCGGACCTGATCCGGTCGCTGGTGCTGGTGTGCCCTTCGCCTCGCTTCAGCAATACCGACGGCTACACGGGCGGCTTTTCATCTGCCGATATCGCCGAGTTGCTGGACCTGATGGACAAGAACCACCTGGATTGGTCCGCCCTGATGGCGCCGACGGTCATGGGCGTTGACGCCGTCGCCGAACAGGAGGAGTGGCGCGGCAGCGTGTGCCGCGTGGATCCCGCGACGGCCAAGCAGTTCGCGCGCCTGACGTTCGAAGCGGACAATCGCGCAGACTACGCCGCGCTGGCCGCTCCGACCCTGATCATAGACTGTTCGGACGACGCCTTGGCTCCGAGCGCGGTGGGCGACCATCTGCACCGAGCCATCTCTGGCAGCGAAAGGCTGACGCTGCAGGCGACCGGTCACTGTCCCCATCTGACGCGACCGTCGGACGTGACCGCCGCCATTCTGGCCTTTGATGCGGGACGAACGCTTGTCCGCACCGCCGCCTGA
- a CDS encoding ATP-binding protein has translation MSAPPPEIAGLGHADLLQVMPAGLIVLDLELRILWANPYVEDLSGYGLMELTDGRRLTQLTSLAGRIFMESRLQMEMAIAGRVEELAIDLITPSGLRIPTLMNAARTAPPDGGADRIVVSISRAVAKRAYEDEVPKARQAAAEAESVKADFLANVSHEIRTPLNGMLGMAGALASTSLNERQRQMVGVIQSSSQTLERLISDILEVSRVEAGALTIEPSIVDLQAALESVVEAARLRADANGLSFSIALDGVDVSVHADAVRLKQVIGNLLDNAVKFTSYGEVAVSASYDPASEILKVQVSDTGIGFEPSQAERLFERFAQADTSITRRFGGLGVGLPMAKGLVELMGGSISARSVPSQGSTFTVVARLPVAPSGTATLEGHDETGQEISRVLLVEDHPANQLVVRYILEAQGIDVEIAENGRLGVDAWRNGMFDLVLMDMQMPEMDGLAATRAIRLEEQSTGRARTPLVMLSANAMDHHKAEALAAGADMHIAKPITPDALIGGMSRLRESERIAHTRPSQFCLLLKTIPNESDPDPADESGSEA, from the coding sequence TTGTCCGCACCGCCGCCTGAGATCGCCGGCCTGGGTCATGCCGACCTGCTGCAGGTCATGCCTGCGGGCCTGATCGTGCTGGATCTTGAGCTCCGCATCCTGTGGGCCAACCCCTATGTGGAGGATTTGTCCGGCTATGGTCTGATGGAGTTGACCGATGGTCGTCGGCTGACGCAACTCACCAGTCTGGCGGGCCGGATCTTTATGGAAAGCCGGCTTCAGATGGAGATGGCCATCGCCGGGCGAGTCGAGGAACTCGCGATTGACCTGATCACGCCTTCCGGGCTGCGTATCCCCACATTGATGAACGCTGCGCGGACCGCACCTCCGGATGGCGGTGCGGACCGGATCGTCGTGTCGATCAGCCGGGCCGTCGCCAAGCGCGCCTACGAAGACGAGGTGCCCAAGGCTCGCCAAGCCGCGGCCGAGGCCGAGAGCGTCAAGGCCGACTTTCTGGCCAACGTCAGCCACGAGATCCGTACGCCGTTGAACGGCATGCTGGGCATGGCCGGCGCGCTCGCCTCGACCAGCCTGAACGAGCGGCAGCGGCAGATGGTGGGGGTGATCCAGTCGTCCTCCCAAACGCTTGAGCGGCTGATATCGGACATCCTGGAGGTTTCCAGGGTGGAAGCGGGCGCCCTGACGATCGAGCCGTCCATCGTGGACTTGCAAGCGGCGCTCGAGAGCGTCGTCGAAGCCGCGCGGCTGAGGGCGGATGCGAACGGCCTGAGCTTCAGCATTGCACTGGATGGCGTCGACGTCAGCGTTCACGCCGACGCCGTTCGTCTAAAGCAGGTGATCGGCAACCTGCTGGACAATGCGGTCAAGTTCACCTCGTACGGCGAGGTCGCGGTCTCGGCCAGCTATGACCCGGCTTCCGAAATCCTGAAGGTCCAGGTCTCCGACACGGGCATAGGGTTCGAGCCGTCGCAGGCGGAAAGGCTGTTCGAGCGGTTCGCCCAGGCTGACACCAGCATCACGCGTCGCTTCGGCGGCTTGGGTGTGGGCCTCCCGATGGCCAAGGGCCTCGTCGAACTGATGGGCGGGTCCATCTCGGCCCGGTCGGTCCCCAGTCAAGGCAGCACTTTCACGGTTGTCGCTCGCCTCCCGGTCGCGCCCTCCGGCACGGCAACCCTCGAAGGTCATGACGAGACAGGCCAAGAGATTTCCCGCGTGCTCCTTGTGGAAGATCACCCAGCCAACCAGCTCGTCGTCCGCTACATCCTGGAAGCGCAGGGCATAGACGTCGAGATCGCCGAGAACGGCCGTTTGGGCGTGGACGCCTGGCGGAATGGCATGTTCGACCTTGTCTTGATGGACATGCAGATGCCGGAGATGGATGGCCTTGCGGCGACGCGCGCGATCCGTCTTGAGGAACAATCTACCGGCAGGGCGCGAACACCTCTCGTGATGCTCAGCGCCAACGCCATGGATCACCACAAGGCTGAGGCGCTGGCCGCCGGCGCCGACATGCACATCGCAAAGCCCATCACGCCCGACGCGCTTATAGGCGGCATGAGCCGACTGAGGGAGAGCGAGAGGATAGCTCACACACGCCCCTCGCAGTTCTGCTTACTGTTGAAGACGATCCCTAACGAGTCGGATCCGGATCCCGCTGACGAGAGTGGCTCAGAAGCGTGA
- a CDS encoding RNA polymerase sigma factor → MSDRTGGLRDREADSGLHDLYRAYSGWLTARLRRRFGEDADDLVQEAWIRAAPYSRHGLIEHPKALLMRIVDNLAIDRARRRGPRPLSLSDHVQPEPAVDLASQADAVLLKQIILNMPPRLRDVFVLSRFAHLEYQEIGERLNIPVTTVQWRMQKALEYCAAQLRL, encoded by the coding sequence GTGTCGGATCGAACTGGAGGGTTGAGGGACAGGGAGGCCGACAGCGGCCTTCATGATCTTTATCGCGCCTATTCCGGCTGGCTGACCGCGCGTCTGCGTCGACGGTTCGGCGAAGACGCCGACGATCTCGTACAGGAGGCCTGGATCCGGGCCGCACCTTACAGCCGCCACGGCTTGATCGAACATCCCAAAGCGCTTCTGATGCGCATCGTCGACAATCTGGCGATCGACCGCGCGCGCCGGCGCGGCCCACGTCCGCTGTCGCTGAGCGATCACGTCCAGCCGGAGCCCGCCGTGGACCTGGCTTCTCAGGCGGACGCCGTCCTGCTGAAGCAGATCATCCTCAACATGCCGCCTCGCCTACGCGACGTCTTCGTCTTGAGCCGTTTCGCGCATCTGGAGTATCAGGAGATAGGCGAACGCCTGAACATCCCGGTGACCACGGTGCAGTGGCGGATGCAAAAGGCGCTTGAATACTGCGCAGCCCAGTTGCGGCTGTAG
- a CDS encoding FecR domain-containing protein translates to MSDPQSETGVADREAAEWHVRLGERPVSAATLQAFKTWRETPANADAYRRVETLWRTTGSLRADADIRALTQETLRTSRPRTGRFWIRRGLPAVAVGISVLVAAVALFLWLPTRNLYSTEVGGQRLVRLGDGTRIQLDTNTRLRIRYRSAERRVILEQGQALFTVASDAARPFRVAAGETEVTALGTVFDVRREAVGVRVTLVEGAVAVSEGASAEARRWRLTAGQQVRTSRTNPAPRRVDPEVETSWSEGRLVFRNAPLRDAVAEVNRYLPDKIVLAAEAAAEVPVNGVFASGDRDAFVSAVSDLFGLSVHPEADGGVRLGAPSAGG, encoded by the coding sequence ATGAGCGACCCGCAAAGCGAGACGGGCGTTGCGGACCGTGAAGCGGCCGAGTGGCATGTCCGTCTCGGCGAACGTCCCGTGTCCGCCGCCACGCTCCAAGCGTTCAAGACTTGGCGGGAGACGCCTGCCAACGCCGACGCCTATCGGCGAGTCGAGACCCTGTGGCGCACCACAGGTTCCTTGCGCGCCGACGCCGACATCCGAGCGCTGACGCAGGAGACGCTCCGGACCTCGCGGCCCCGTACCGGACGCTTCTGGATCCGGCGAGGTCTTCCGGCCGTAGCAGTCGGGATTTCGGTGCTCGTCGCCGCCGTTGCGCTGTTTCTGTGGCTGCCGACCCGAAACCTCTACTCAACCGAAGTGGGGGGCCAGCGTCTCGTCAGACTCGGCGACGGCACCCGGATCCAGCTCGATACGAACACCCGTCTGAGGATCAGATATCGATCAGCAGAGCGCCGCGTGATCCTTGAACAAGGCCAGGCTCTGTTCACCGTCGCCTCCGATGCGGCCAGGCCGTTCAGGGTGGCTGCGGGCGAGACGGAAGTCACGGCCCTGGGCACGGTGTTCGACGTACGGCGCGAGGCCGTGGGAGTCCGCGTTACGCTGGTCGAAGGCGCGGTCGCGGTGAGCGAGGGCGCGTCGGCCGAGGCGAGGCGCTGGCGCCTGACCGCCGGACAGCAGGTCCGCACATCGCGAACCAATCCGGCGCCGCGCAGGGTCGATCCGGAGGTGGAGACCAGCTGGTCCGAAGGTCGCCTCGTGTTCCGCAACGCGCCGCTGCGCGATGCTGTGGCGGAGGTCAACCGCTACCTGCCGGACAAGATCGTCCTGGCCGCAGAGGCCGCGGCCGAGGTGCCGGTGAACGGCGTGTTCGCCTCGGGCGATCGCGACGCCTTTGTTTCAGCCGTATCCGACCTTTTCGGCCTCAGCGTCCACCCCGAGGCGGACGGCGGGGTCCGTCTCGGCGCACCCTCCGCAGGCGGATAA